AGGAGATTTGCTATGCCTCCCTATCGATTTTCTGGTCGTTCCAATTCTGAATCCTCGCTGAGGCGGAATCCTGGCGGTGGGCGATCGCCCTATTCCTCCGCCTCCCGCGCCAGCCGTCGCCGCTTTTTGCAGTTGTCGAGTGCAGCTTTCTCTGGCGTGCTGTTGAGCAATTGCGCCCGAAACATTGGTACAACGGGCAGTTCTGCCGCCACAGACACTTCCGCCGCCTCACCGCCCAGCAGCGGAGATAATACCCTCCACGTCTACACTTGGTCAGCCTACATCGATGAAGACCTGCTGAAGGGCTTTGAGCAAGACACCGGGATTAAGGTCATTGCCGATGTCTATGACTCCAACGAAACCATGCTGGCTCGAATGCAGGCCGGTGGCGGCAGCCAGTACAGCATCGTCTATCCTTCCGACTACATGGTAGAACTCATGATCGAGGAAGAGATGCTGCTCGAAATCGACCAAGACCGCGTTCCTGGCTATGCCGATCTTCTGGAGCAGTGGCAAGATCCTCCCTACGACCCTGGCAATCGACACAGCGTGCCCTATACCTGGGGCACAACAGGGCTGGTCTACAACAAAGAATTGGTGAAGAAGCCCATTACCGACTGGTCTGACCTGTGGGAACGAAAGTCTGAGCTATCTCGAAGAATGACCTTGCTCAACGACGTGCGTGAGGTTATGGGCATGGCCCTAAAGATGCTGGGCTTTTCCAACAGCACCCAAGATCCCAAAGAAATTGAAGCTGCCTACAAAAAGCTGCAAGAACTCAAGCCCGCGATCAATGCCTTTACAACTGACGGTTGGCGAGATCAGATGGCGGTGGGCGACCTGGCCGTGGCCCATGCCTACTCGGTGGA
The Thermoleptolyngbya sichuanensis A183 DNA segment above includes these coding regions:
- a CDS encoding ABC transporter substrate-binding protein produces the protein MPPYRFSGRSNSESSLRRNPGGGRSPYSSASRASRRRFLQLSSAAFSGVLLSNCARNIGTTGSSAATDTSAASPPSSGDNTLHVYTWSAYIDEDLLKGFEQDTGIKVIADVYDSNETMLARMQAGGGSQYSIVYPSDYMVELMIEEEMLLEIDQDRVPGYADLLEQWQDPPYDPGNRHSVPYTWGTTGLVYNKELVKKPITDWSDLWERKSELSRRMTLLNDVREVMGMALKMLGFSNSTQDPKEIEAAYKKLQELKPAINAFTTDGWRDQMAVGDLAVAHAYSVDGIDMVLENPQLEYVVPSSGATVWTDTIAIPKTAPNVDAAYKWIEYSVEPQTAAKNLGRLKLPTPNQKTLTLLPKELVENPDLFPPEEILAKCEVLANVGEAVDIYDRYWTQLTSA